AGCGGGTCAATATCGCACGCGCCTTGGCGCTGCAGCCCAAGGTGGTGATCCTGGACGAAGCCGTCTCGGCGCTCGACAAATCGGTCGAGGCCCAGGTGCTGAACCTGCTGATGGACCTGAAGGACGAGTTCGCGCTGACCTATATCTTCATTTCCCATGACCTGAACGTGGTCCGCTACATGTCCGACCGGGTCATGGTCATGTATCTCGGCAAGGTCGCCGAGATCGGCCCGTCGGAGGCGATCTTCGGCCAGCCGCTGCACCCCTATTCCTCGGCGCTGACCCGCTCCATGCCGACCATGGACCCGGACAACCGCACCGAGGTGGCGCCGATCTCGGGCGACCCGCCGAACCCGATCGACCCGCCGCCCGGCTGCCGGTTCCACACCCGCTGCAGCTTCGCCGAAAGCCTGTGCAGCGGCCACCAGCCGGCGCTGATCACCGCCGGCGACCATCACCATGTCGCCTGCCTGATGGCGGAAGCCGGCTCCGGCCATTCCAAGGCGCCGCCCCTGCGCGTCGCGGCCTGAGGAGAGGCGACCATGCTGACCACGCCGCCGACCGTCGACATCCAGAACCTGCACGTCACCTTCACCGGTGGGCCAAAGCCGATCCGCGCGGTCAACGGCGTCGACCTGACGCTCGACCGCGGCGAGACCCTGGCGATCCTGGGCGAATCCGGCTCCGGCAAGTCGGTGACGCTGCGCGCCATGCTGCGGCTCAATCCCGAGCGGCGCACCCAGATCTCCGGCACGATCCGGGTCGGCAACGAGGACGTGCTGGCCCTTAAACCGCGCGAATTGCAGGCCTTTCGCGGCCGCACCGTGTCGATGATCTTCCAGGAGCCGGCGCTGGCGCTGGACCCGGTCTATACGCTCGGCCAGCAGATCGCCGAGACCATCGTCAAGCACGAGGGCGGCTCGACGGCGCAAGCCAGGCAGCGCGCGCTCGACCTGTTCGAACGGGTGCGCATCCCCTCGCCCGAGCGGCGCCTGGACAATTTCCCCCATGAGATGTCGGGCGGCATGCGCCAGCGGGCGATGATCGCGCTGGCGCTCGCCTGCAATCCCAAGGTGCTGCTCGCCGACGAGCCGACCACCGCGCTCGATGCCACCGTGCAGATCCAGATCCTGCTGCTGATCCGCGAATTGCAGCGCGAGCTCGGCCTCGCCGTGATCTTCGTCACCCATGACATTGGCGTCGCCGTCGAGGTCGCCGACCGGGTCGCGGTCATGTATGGCGGCCGCATCGTCGAGACCGGGCCGATCCGCGAGATCATTCGCGCGCCCCGCCACCCCTATACGATCGGCCTGTTGAAGAGCCGCGCCCATGACGCGCTGGCCAAGGGCACCCGGCTCGACGCCATTCCCGGCTCGCCGCCGGATCTCGCCAACCTGCCGCCGGGCTGTTCGTTCGCGCCGCGCTGCAAGCTGGCGCTGCCGGCCTGCACGGCGGCCACCCCCGAACCGGTGGCGGTCAGCCCCGGCCACGAGGCGCGCTGCTTCAGGACCGACCAGACCGTGGCGGTGCCCGGCATTTCGGCGTGAGAGCGGTGATGAATCAACCCTCTCCGGGAGGGCTACCGGATTCACACATCTCGACAATCCATGTCTTGGCGCGGTGTTTCTCGCTTCGTCATGGCCGTGCTTGTCACGGCCATCCACGTCCTCCGCGGTCAAGGCAATGCGTGGATGGCCGGCACAAGGCCGGCCATGAGGTCGTGTCCCGATTGGTGGTGTAACTGACGGGTGGTCATCGGCGGTTGCCGGTTAGGTTTGGGTTGCGACGACCAACCCCGAACCGAGAGATCCACCGATGACCGACGAGATGATGAACCTGCGCGGGCTGCTGGAGAAGAGCCCCGACGCCGATTTGCTGCGCGAGATGATCGGCTTTGCCGCCGGGCGGCTGATGGAGCTCGAGGTCAGCGGCCTTGCCGGCGCCGGCTTCGGCGAGAAGAGCCCGGACCGCCTGGCCCAGCGCAATGGCTATCGCGAGCGGGATTGGGAGACCCGCGCCGGCACGGTCGAGCTGCGCATCCCGAGGCTACGCAAAGGCTCCTACTTTCCGGGCTTTCTGGAGCCGCGCCGGCTGGCCGAGAAGGCGCTGACCGCGGTGATCCAGGAGGCTTACATCCAGGGTATCTCGACCCGCTCGGTCGATGACCTGGTCAAGGCGATGGGCATGAGCGGCATCTCGAAGAGCCAAGTCAGCCGGCTCTGCGAGGAAATCGACCAGCGCGTCCATGCCTTCCTCGACCGGCCGATCGAGGGCGACTGGCCCTATCTGTGGATCGACGCGACCTATGTGAAGGTCCGCCAGGCCGGCCGGATCGTCTCGGTGGCGGTGATCGTGGCGGTCGGTGTAAGCGGCGACGGTCGGCGCGAGGTGCTGGGCATGGATATCGGCCCCTCCGAGGCAGAGACCTTCTGGACGGCGTTCTTGCGCAAACTGGCCAGACGCGGCCTGCGCGGCGTAAAACTCGTCGTCTCCGACAGCCACGAAGGCATCAAGGCGGCGGTCTCCAAGGTGCTCACCGCGACCTGGCAGCGCTGCCGCGTGCACTTCATGAGGAATGCGCTCGCCCATGCCGGCCGCAGCGGGCGGCGCGTTGTCTCAGCCTTCATCGCCACCGCTTTCGCCCAAGACAATGCAACGGCCGCCAGCCAGCAATGGCGCCGGGTCGCCGACCAGCTCAGGCCAACGGTGCCGAAACTGGCGGCTCTGATGGATACCGCCGAGACCGACGTGCTGGCCTATATGACCTTCCCGACGCAGCATCGGGCAAAGCTCCACAGCACCAATCCGCTGGAGCGCGTCAACGGCGAGATCAAGCGCAGGACCGAGGTGGTCGGCATCTTCCCCAACGAGGCCGCCATCGCCCGGCTCGTCGGCGCGATCCTGCTCGAACAGAACGATGAATGGGCCGTCCAGCGGGCCCGCTACATGACCCTGGAAACCATGGCCGGCCTGAGCGATGATCCTAGTGTCGGCCTGCCAGCCGTGGCAGCCTGACCAGCCCGGCCTATGCCGGTGATCGTGGGGCCTTGCGCCAGCTACACCACGCTACGGGACATGACCGGCCATGACGAAAAAGGTCGGCGCATGCGCTATCCGTGGTTCTCGTGCGAAGCCTTGAGAGGTGGCGAATTCAGGCCCCTTTGAGAGATGTGTGCACCCTCTCCCAAAGGGCTACGACATTCACACATCGTGGGTTGCGAGGAGGATGCGGCTCTGATTCCTTGATCCGCAGATAGCGGGAGGAAGCAGATGCAGGAGCATGGGCTGGGGCGGTTTGGCGACCGCCGGCTGGAAAAAGGGGGGTCTTTTTGCACCGCCGGCTGGTCGAGTGGGGTGGTCGTGGCATTCGGATTCGGCCGCTGGGCGGCAACCGGCGAGGCGAGATGCGCCTGACCCGTTTGCTGCGCAATCCGGCGGTGACGGTCGAAGAGATGGCGGCGACGGCGCAAGAGCGCACGGCGGAACGGTGTATCGGCCGGCCGGTGCTGGCGATCCAGGACACCACCAGCATCAAGTCGAGCGGCGGCGGTGGGCTTATGTTGCATGCGATGATCGCGGTGGATGCCGAGGACGGCGCCATCCTGGGGTTGGCGCATGCTCAATTCATGAGCCGCGACAAAGGCTTGCGTGGGGAGCGGAAATCCCGCCCATTGGCGGCGAAAGAGAGCCGGCGCTGGCTGGAAGGGGGCGAAGACGCGGCCAGGATCGGGGCGCTGGCTCGTAGCGTGACGGTGATCGCCGATCGCGAGGGCGATATCTTCGAGGCCTTTGCACGACGCCCGAAGGACATCGAGCTTCTGGTCAGGGCGGCCCAAGATCGCAGCCTCGGCGATGGCGGTCTGCTGTTTGCCACCGTGGATGCCTTGCCTGAGGCCGGCCGGACCCTGCTGGACCTGCCGGCCAAGCCCGGCCGCAAGGCGCGCCAGGCGCGACTGGCGGTCCGCTTCATGGCGGCGCAATTGGCACGTCCCAAGGCCGGCACACCAGGACTTGAGGCCCTGCCGGCGAGCGTCGGCATGACGCTGGTCGATATCCGCGAAGTCGATCCACCGGCGGGCGAGCCGGCGGTTCACTGGCGGCTCTTGATCTCGCGCGCGGTCCGCGACATCACCGAAGCCCTGGCGGTGGCCGAGCTCTACCGGCGTCGTTGGGCCATCGAGCAGTTGTTCCGCACCCTGAAGACCCAGGGCTACGACATCGAAGGCCTGCGCATCGCCGAGGATGTGCCCCGTCTCAAGCTGGTCATGGCAGCGCTGGTGGCCGCGGTCAGCGTCCAGCAACTCGTCCATGCTCGTGACGGCGCATCGCCTCAGACCCCGCTCAGGCCGCTCACCGATGCCTTCCAGCCGGAAGATCAGCCCTTGCTCGAGGCGCTCTCGGCCAAGCTGGAGGGCAAGACCCAGCGGCAGAAGAATCCACACCCCAAGGGCTCGCTCGCCTTTGCCGCCTGGGTTTGCGCAAGGCTCGGTGGCTGGACCGGATATTACGGCAAGCCTGGCCCGATGGTCATGCTACAGGGCTGGCTATCCTTCTACGATGCCAAGCAGGGATGGGACGCTCTCGCCCAGGCAAAAGATGTGTGAATCTAGTAGCCCTCTGGGAGAGGGCTATTTTCCAGCCCCCGCTCCCTTGCGATTTTCCTCGCGCGCACGGTCCTCAAGCGCGCCGGGATGCGATAGGATCGCCGCGATCCCCGCCGTTCGCGGTGCCATGTCCCCATCGTCGCGACAGCCGCTGCGTGCGGAGCCCTCTCGGCCTCCGCACGGTTCGCCTGCCGACCATCGCGCCCGCGACGCCGGGCGCCCCACAGCCAGGAAGGCCGCCGCCCATGGATATGCAGTTCAAGAAGCGGGTTCCGCGCAAGAAGGAACCGGTGCGCAACGTGACTTTGTCGGCCGAGGCCAAAAAGGCCTACGAAGACCTGCTGAAGCAGAAGGAAGAGCGCGAGCGCGACTACGCGCGCCATCTCGGAACGCCGGAATATAAGGGCCGATAGGCCCGGGTGGTCGTCGGGCCTCGTCTGGCCGGCCGCCCGTGATAACCTCGACCTTTCCTGAGAACCGGCGGAACCACCGCCTGACCGTCCCGTAAGCTGTCGAGCCACGATGCAACTGACCATCGTCAATCCCAACACCACAGCCTCGATGACCCGCGCCATCGGCGCGGCCGCCCGCGCTGCGGCGAGCCCCGGCACGGTCGTCACGGCGGTCAATCCGGACAGCGGGCCAGCCTCCATCGAGGGTTATTACGACGAGGCCTTGTCGGTGCCCGGCCTGCTCGGCGAGATGCGCAAGGCGGGCCGCGCCGATGCCTTCATCATTGCCTGTTTCGACGATACCGGCCTCGACGCCGCCCGCTCCATGGTCGAGGTGCCGGTGATCGGCATTGGCGAGGCGGCCATGCACATGGCCACTCTCGTCGCCGGCAAGTTCAGCGTGGTGACCACCCTGGCGGTTTCGGTGCCGGCGCTCGAGCACAATGTCCTGAAATACGGCTTTGCCCATCGCTGCGCGCGGGTGCGCGCCTGCGAGGTGCCGGTGCTGGCGCTGGAAGATCCGGCCTCCGGCGCGCGCGCCAAGATTTCCGCCGAGATCGCCAGGGCGATGGCCGAGGACCGGGCCGAGGCCATCGTGCTCGGCTGCGCCGGCATGGCCGATCTCGCCCGAAGCCTCAGCGCAGAGCATGGCCTGCCGGTGGTCGATGGCGTCGCCGCGGCGGTCAAGCTTGCCGAGGGCCTGGTGGCGCTCGGCCTCAGGACCTCGAAGGTCGGCGGCTATGCGCCGCCACGGCCCAAGACCTATGCCGGAGGCTTGGGAAAAGCCGAGGCGTAAACGCCCCGTTAAGCGCCAGCGCATAAAACACATGAGCCGATTGCCTGTCGGAAAAGTCTGTTTTTCGGACGCATTCTTGTCGGACCTGACGACCCATGAGTGAACGCCGTATCGCGCCGCGATCCCGCACATTCTGGAAGGGAACCATCGTGTTCCCCGGCGGCCTGCGCTCGGTCGAATGCACGGTGCGCAATTTCTCGGAAACCGGCGCCCGGCTCGATTGCGGCTCGACTATCGATATCCCCGATCACTTCGAGCTGAAGATCCCGCAGCGCGGCGCGGTGTTCAATTGCCAGGTCGCCTGGCGCCGCGGCCAGGAGATCGGCGCGCATTTCGTCAAGGATCAGGTCGATGGCGTCGTCACCGTGATCAACGAGAAGCTGAAGGCGCTGGCGGCCCAGAACAAGAAGCTGCTGCGCCAGATGAACGAGCGCGACGCCGACACGCTCTGACCGCCGCCTCGCCGGCGTTTTTCCCACGGGACATGCTGCGCTGCGAAGTGGTATCCCTCGCGCCGAAGGGACGTCTCGGCATGCCGCAGCAGGCTTTCTTGAGCGACATCAGCGCCGCGCCATCGGGCGCACCGGGCGCCGCCCGTCACGCGGGCCGGCAACCTTGAGGCCCTATGCGCCGGTCGAACGGTTCGCGCTCGCCGCGACGCCGGCCCGCCTGGCCCTGGCGCTCGCCGCCGTGCTGGCGGCCTTCCTGATCAGCGCCTTCGCCCATGCCCCGATCGAACAGCTGTTGCGCGGTGGCGACTGCAGCCTGATCGATTGCCTCCGGCCGCTCCGGCCGGAAACCCGCCATGCCGGTTATGGCGCCGAGGATTTTCGCGCCTTCCTCGTCCAGATCGGCGCGCTGCGCGGCCGGGCGCTGACGGCGCTCGCCGCCGACCTGCCGCTGATCGCGGCCCTTGGCGCGGCGCTCCTGACCGGCGCCGGCATCGCCACCCGCGGCCTGCCGCTCGCCCCGCGCACCTTCCGCTTGCTGTTCCTGCTGCCGGTCGCCTTCGTCGTGGCCGATCTCGTCGAGGACGGCCTTCTGGCGCTGGCCTATGCCGGGCTCGCCGACACCAGCACGCTCGTCCCCTGGGCCTCGTCGCTGAAATTCGCCCTGATCGCCGGCAGCACGGTGTCGAGCCTGCTGCTCGGCATGGCGCGCTGGGCCTTGCGCGCGCCGTCGGAGTGATCAGGCCCATCGGGCCTTGACGCGACCGGACCGGCCTATTGTCCAAGCTTCAGGATCAGGCCGCCGGTCGCCTGGCCGCCAACCACCAGGCCCGATGCGGGATCATAGGTCAGCACCACGCCGCCGGCGATATTGATGCCGATCCGGTCGGTGACATCGAGGGTCAGGTTGGCGGGAAAGATGCCGGCGGTCGCCTGCGGCCGAAAGCTGCCGGGCGAATTCTGGATGCCGACCTGGGCATAGGGCTGCCAGAAGTGGAAATTGCCCACCGGCCCGAGCCGGTCGACATCGGTCACCTGCGCGAAGAACGCCACGACCCATTCGCCGCCGGCAAGGCCGGGCACCGGCGTGCCGATCTGGATCCCCGAGGTGACCTCCTGATGCGGCCCTTTCTCGTCGCCGCCCATGACCACGGCCTGCAGGGCCAGCGTGAAGCCGAATTGCGCCGCCTGCCCGAGCGTCGCCTGGCCGCCGGGCACCAGCTCGAAATGATGCAGGTCGAAGGCGAGGCCGGGGCTGGGCGCCGGCAGGACATTGGGCAAGGGCAAGGTCAGCTGCGGCGCCTTCGGCGGCTGGATCGGCGGCGCCAGGATCGGCATGGCGAGCCTGGGGAATTTCTGCGTCTGGAACGAGATGACGGGCGACACCATGTTCGCCGGGAACTGGATCTGGTTGGCCAGCAGGTTGGGCGTCACGCCGGGCGGCGGCTGGCTGCCGGGCAGGCCGGGAAAGATCAGCGGGCCGGGCCCGAGCTTCGGCGGCCTGATGCCCCTTCTGACCTCAGGCATGACCAGCCGCATGCCGAGCGCGGTGACGGTGACGACCCGCAGCGGAAACAGTTTGCGCCGGGTGTTCTGCCCGACAATGCCATCGGGATTGAGCCCGCTGCGGCGCTGGAAGAAACGCGTCGCCGTGTCGGTCGCCGGACCGAACTTGCCGTCGTCGTCAAGCCGCGGGTGTTTGCCGGCCAGCGCCAGGTTCAGGCCCTGCTGCACCGCCCGCACGTCCTCGCCATTCTGTCCAAAGGCCACATTGCGGAGCATGCGACAACTCCCTCCGTCCGCTCAGGACGCGTCGTCTAGGGTCCGGGCTCAACAGGCGGTTCGCAGGCGATCAGCGATTGGCGCAAGCCTATCATTGCGCCGGGCGCGGAGGATAGCCGGGTGCGGCCGGGCCGGTTCAGCGGCCGGCGGCGAGTGCATCCGGCAGGCCGTGCAGCAGGGCCCAGACCCCGCGATCGAGCAATTGTCCCGGGTCGACCAGGTCTTTCGGACGCGCCACCGAGCCGGACACCGACAGGCTGGCGAGGCCGTGGGTCAATGCGAAGACCAGGATCGCCGCGGTGCGGACCGTCTCCGGATCATCGGTGCCGAGCGCGCGGCCGACCGCCTGGCGCAACATGGCGAAGCCGCGATCCTCCTCCGCCGGCTTGCTGTCGTCGCCGGCCGTGCCGGAATTGAACATGGCGGCATAAAAGGCCGGCTCGTCGCGGGCAAAGGCGAGATAGGCCCGCCCCATGGCGTTGAAGCCGGCTGCGCCGCCCGCGGCGGCCGCCGCCGCCAGCCGCTCGCCGAGCGCCGCGAAACCGAGGCCCGCGACTTCGCGCAGCAGGCTCTGGCGATCCTTGAAATGCCGGTAGGGCGCCGCCGGCGAGACACCGGCGAGCTTGGCCGCATCCGACAGGGTGAAGCCGGCCGGCCCGCGCTCGGCGATCAGCCGCCGCGCCGCCTCGATCAGCGCTTCCTTGAGATTGCCGTGGTGATAACCGCGCCGCTGGGCGAGGTTGGAAACAGGGGGACGGGCAGCCATGTAAATAGCCGTAACTTCGGGCGCATGGCTGGTCAAGAACATTGTGACTTGGTTTCGGGCCGCCGGTGGCTCCTGATGGCGGCCGCACGATTCCAGCCGATACCGAAGAGGACGTCATCATGCCCGCCATTCTCGTCACCGGCGCCAACCGCGGCATTGGCCTGGCGCTGGTCGAAGCTTTGCTCGAGCGCGGCGACCGGATCGCCGCCACCGCGCGCGACCCGGCCAGGGCCGACGCGCTGCTCGCCCTGGCCGGCCGGGCGCCGGACCGGCTCTCGGTGATCGGGCTCGACGTGGCTGATCCGGCCTCGGTCGCGGGCCTGGCCGGCCGGCTTGCCGAGGCCGGGCTGACCCGCCTCGACGTGCTGGTCAACAATGCCGGCATCATTGGCCCTAGCAGGCAGTCGACGCTCGACATGGATTTCGACGGCTTCGCCGAAACGCTCGCCGTCAACACGCTCGGGCCGCTGCGCGTGGTGCAGGCCGTGCTGCCGCTCCTGAAGGCCGGGCGCGAGGCCAGGATCCTGACCATCACCAGCGCCATGGGCTCGATGAGCCACACGACATCCGACCGGATCGCCTATCGCGCCTCCAAGGCCGCCGTGAACAAGGTGATGCAGGGGCTCGGCACTGACCTCGGGCCCCAGGGCATCGCCGTGGCGGTTGCTCACCCCGGCTGGGTCCGCACCGACATGGGCGGTCAGTCGGCCGCGGTCGCGCCGGCCGACAGCGCCCGGGGGCTCATCGGTCTGATCGACCGGATGCGCCAGGGCGAACCCTGCTCGTTCCACGACTGGTCGGGCCGGGCCGTACCCTGGTAAGTTATAGGACATCCGATAGGACAGAACATCTCACCTATCATCCACAGCCCAGCCCGGGCAAATTCGCCAGACTTGTCAAAGAGCTCCGCGACGGTCTTGGCGACGGCCCGGCCGGGCGCGACCGAATCCGCTTTGCAAAGGCCAGCCGGACTGTCTAGCCTCCGCCGTTGCGGTTCCTGAAAGGGAGGTGACCCGTGGAGCTTGTCCGACACGTGAACGTTGTTGCCGTGTGTGCCGCATTCGCGTTTTTCGGAGCTATTCTGTTCGGCGCCTTCTGAAGACCGCGGGCCGGTCCGTTCCAGGCGCCGAACCACGGCCTGTTCGATGCACTCCCGCCGGGCACCCTGCCCGGCTTTTTCTTGGCGGCGAAGCGCGAGGCATGACCGTTCCGACTGGTCTTGTTGCCGTCTCTTGCAGCATTCGCTCGAAATTTCGCAATTGACGACATCGAACTGCAATAGTCCTATGCGACACGCTGTGATGCTCAAGGCCGACACCTGTCAACGACAGGTTGCCGTGACGATCTAACGACACCAAGACTTCCTCAATCTCCCGTTTCTTTCCGAATGGCCGACTTCCGATTGCAGTGGTTCGACATCGTCCGACATGCCGGGTGATGAGGTGGGGCTTCATGATTGCTCGGGCTTCTGGTTTTGCCGCGGTCCTGTTGAGTGGTCTCTTACTGGCGGACGCGCGCGCGCCGGCCGCCGCCCAGGACAATGATCAGATCTATGCCGTGATCCGGCGCGACGCCGAAATGCGCGCGGCGCGGCGCGGCGAGGCGCCATCCCGCAACAGCTCCTGGCCGGGTTTCCAGCTGTTCGGCGGCGGGCCGCCGCGCGAGGTTC
This portion of the Phreatobacter stygius genome encodes:
- a CDS encoding ABC transporter ATP-binding protein, whose amino-acid sequence is MTQPLLTIRGLVKHFPVSGGALFGPKKVVRAVDGVDFDVLDGETLGIVGESGCGKSTTARLLMHLINPTSGEILFDAAKVGSPDLSLTAYRRQVQMVFQDSYASLNPRLTIEASIAFGPQVHGLSKQPAIDRARDLLARVGLEPSRFAGRYPHELSGGQRQRVNIARALALQPKVVILDEAVSALDKSVEAQVLNLLMDLKDEFALTYIFISHDLNVVRYMSDRVMVMYLGKVAEIGPSEAIFGQPLHPYSSALTRSMPTMDPDNRTEVAPISGDPPNPIDPPPGCRFHTRCSFAESLCSGHQPALITAGDHHHVACLMAEAGSGHSKAPPLRVAA
- a CDS encoding peptidoglycan-binding domain-containing protein, with the translated sequence MLRNVAFGQNGEDVRAVQQGLNLALAGKHPRLDDDGKFGPATDTATRFFQRRSGLNPDGIVGQNTRRKLFPLRVVTVTALGMRLVMPEVRRGIRPPKLGPGPLIFPGLPGSQPPPGVTPNLLANQIQFPANMVSPVISFQTQKFPRLAMPILAPPIQPPKAPQLTLPLPNVLPAPSPGLAFDLHHFELVPGGQATLGQAAQFGFTLALQAVVMGGDEKGPHQEVTSGIQIGTPVPGLAGGEWVVAFFAQVTDVDRLGPVGNFHFWQPYAQVGIQNSPGSFRPQATAGIFPANLTLDVTDRIGINIAGGVVLTYDPASGLVVGGQATGGLILKLGQ
- a CDS encoding ABC transporter ATP-binding protein, whose product is MLTTPPTVDIQNLHVTFTGGPKPIRAVNGVDLTLDRGETLAILGESGSGKSVTLRAMLRLNPERRTQISGTIRVGNEDVLALKPRELQAFRGRTVSMIFQEPALALDPVYTLGQQIAETIVKHEGGSTAQARQRALDLFERVRIPSPERRLDNFPHEMSGGMRQRAMIALALACNPKVLLADEPTTALDATVQIQILLLIRELQRELGLAVIFVTHDIGVAVEVADRVAVMYGGRIVETGPIREIIRAPRHPYTIGLLKSRAHDALAKGTRLDAIPGSPPDLANLPPGCSFAPRCKLALPACTAATPEPVAVSPGHEARCFRTDQTVAVPGISA
- a CDS encoding TetR/AcrR family transcriptional regulator, producing the protein MAARPPVSNLAQRRGYHHGNLKEALIEAARRLIAERGPAGFTLSDAAKLAGVSPAAPYRHFKDRQSLLREVAGLGFAALGERLAAAAAAGGAAGFNAMGRAYLAFARDEPAFYAAMFNSGTAGDDSKPAEEDRGFAMLRQAVGRALGTDDPETVRTAAILVFALTHGLASLSVSGSVARPKDLVDPGQLLDRGVWALLHGLPDALAAGR
- a CDS encoding IS256 family transposase, translated to MTDEMMNLRGLLEKSPDADLLREMIGFAAGRLMELEVSGLAGAGFGEKSPDRLAQRNGYRERDWETRAGTVELRIPRLRKGSYFPGFLEPRRLAEKALTAVIQEAYIQGISTRSVDDLVKAMGMSGISKSQVSRLCEEIDQRVHAFLDRPIEGDWPYLWIDATYVKVRQAGRIVSVAVIVAVGVSGDGRREVLGMDIGPSEAETFWTAFLRKLARRGLRGVKLVVSDSHEGIKAAVSKVLTATWQRCRVHFMRNALAHAGRSGRRVVSAFIATAFAQDNATAASQQWRRVADQLRPTVPKLAALMDTAETDVLAYMTFPTQHRAKLHSTNPLERVNGEIKRRTEVVGIFPNEAAIARLVGAILLEQNDEWAVQRARYMTLETMAGLSDDPSVGLPAVAA
- a CDS encoding PilZ domain-containing protein translates to MSERRIAPRSRTFWKGTIVFPGGLRSVECTVRNFSETGARLDCGSTIDIPDHFELKIPQRGAVFNCQVAWRRGQEIGAHFVKDQVDGVVTVINEKLKALAAQNKKLLRQMNERDADTL
- a CDS encoding SDR family oxidoreductase, which gives rise to MPAILVTGANRGIGLALVEALLERGDRIAATARDPARADALLALAGRAPDRLSVIGLDVADPASVAGLAGRLAEAGLTRLDVLVNNAGIIGPSRQSTLDMDFDGFAETLAVNTLGPLRVVQAVLPLLKAGREARILTITSAMGSMSHTTSDRIAYRASKAAVNKVMQGLGTDLGPQGIAVAVAHPGWVRTDMGGQSAAVAPADSARGLIGLIDRMRQGEPCSFHDWSGRAVPW
- a CDS encoding IS4 family transposase codes for the protein MRLTRLLRNPAVTVEEMAATAQERTAERCIGRPVLAIQDTTSIKSSGGGGLMLHAMIAVDAEDGAILGLAHAQFMSRDKGLRGERKSRPLAAKESRRWLEGGEDAARIGALARSVTVIADREGDIFEAFARRPKDIELLVRAAQDRSLGDGGLLFATVDALPEAGRTLLDLPAKPGRKARQARLAVRFMAAQLARPKAGTPGLEALPASVGMTLVDIREVDPPAGEPAVHWRLLISRAVRDITEALAVAELYRRRWAIEQLFRTLKTQGYDIEGLRIAEDVPRLKLVMAALVAAVSVQQLVHARDGASPQTPLRPLTDAFQPEDQPLLEALSAKLEGKTQRQKNPHPKGSLAFAAWVCARLGGWTGYYGKPGPMVMLQGWLSFYDAKQGWDALAQAKDV
- a CDS encoding aspartate/glutamate racemase family protein, whose amino-acid sequence is MQLTIVNPNTTASMTRAIGAAARAAASPGTVVTAVNPDSGPASIEGYYDEALSVPGLLGEMRKAGRADAFIIACFDDTGLDAARSMVEVPVIGIGEAAMHMATLVAGKFSVVTTLAVSVPALEHNVLKYGFAHRCARVRACEVPVLALEDPASGARAKISAEIARAMAEDRAEAIVLGCAGMADLARSLSAEHGLPVVDGVAAAVKLAEGLVALGLRTSKVGGYAPPRPKTYAGGLGKAEA